ACGCCTGTAGTGTTGGCTTGGCAGCCATAGCAGATAGTCGAACTCAAAGTAAATCCAGGAATATCAGTGAGAACTTGACAATACATGGTCACCATCTGGTAACCTTCAAATGGAAGGGGTTACCAGATAAGAACCACCCGACCTGGAAAATGGAGAACAGCATGTTGCGCTATCTATTAAGGATTCTTGCTTTTTTCGCTGTGCTGGGCATTGCCGCACCCGTTCTGGCAGAATCCCCTGCGTGGCGGGTGGGCATGACCCCGGCCTTTCTCCACGATCAGCACGTCGTGCTCGACGATTGGCGCGCCTATCTGGAAAAGAAGCTGGGACACAAGATCGAGTTCGTGCAGCGCGACAGCTACCGCGAAACCATGGATCTGCTGCGGCTGGGCAAGCTGGAATTCGCCTGGATTTGCGACTATCCCTATGTGCATCTCAAGGATCAGGTACGGCTGCTGGCCGTGCCCGTCAACCAAGGCAAGCCGACGTACCGTTCCTACCTGATTGTTTCCGCCCGCGATCTGCACACCCAGTCGCTCGCCCAGCTCAGGGGCAAGGTGTTCGCCTATGCCGATCCCTACTCCAACACCGGCTTCCTGGTGCCCCGTTACCAGCTCCATCAGATGGACGAGGACCCGGAAAAATTTTTCAGCCGCACCTTCTTCACCTGGTCGCACCGCAAGGCCATCGAGGCGGTGGCCAGCGGCGTGGCCCAAGGCGCCGCAGTGGACAGCTTTGTGTGGGACACGCTGGCCAAAGTCAGTCCGGAGTTGACCGCGCGCACCCGCATCATTTCCCGTTCCCCGGAGTATGGCTTCCCGCCCTTCATCGCCCACCGCTCGGTCAGCAACGGTGATTTCAGGACTATGCAGAAAGGGTTGGTTAATATGGGGCTGGACGCCGATGGCGTTGCGCTGTTGCGCCGTCTCAACCTGGACGGCTTCACGCCCGGAGACCCCACCATCTACCGGGGTGTCACAGAAATGATGAAGGTCCTGGGCGAGTGATAAAGTCTTTGTTCAATCTCAGCTTCCGCGCCAAGATTCCGCTCTGGGGCAGCCTGCTGATTCTGGTCACCGCTGGCCTGGTGGGGCTGACCCTGATGTTCCGTGCCTACGACGACCTGCGCCAGGACGTGCTCATCAGTGCCGACAGCCTGGGACGCACTCTCTCCAACACGCTGTTTCCGGCCATGCTGCACGACGACGTATGGCGCGCCTTCGAGATCATCAATGCACCCTTCCACGGCGCCACGCCGGAAAATCCCGTCCAGGCGAGTGCACTGATCCTGCTGGACAACCAGGAGCGGGTTTACGTTTCGACACTCCCCGAGACCTATCCCACTCTGGCCGATTTCCACCGCTTCGGGCCGCACTATGCGGAACTGGCGGAGAAACTGAAAGATGTTAAAGAAGAAACCACCCAAAGTTTCGAGATTGAAGGCTCCGACCAGATTTTTGTCGCCGCACCCATTTCCGATGGTGGAAAGCGGCTCGGCACCCTGCTGATTCTTTATTCGAAAACGGTCTCCGTTCCACGCTTCAGGGCAACCGCTTTGCGCGCCGGCAGCATCACATTGCTGGTGCTGGTGGTGCTGTTGCCGATCAACTGGTACTGGGGGCGCCGCATGGCGGTGCCGCTGGTGCAACTATCTTCCCGCATGGGCGAAATCGGGACGCGCATTCCAGATGCGCTCGATTCTGACGCCTACGCCTATCAGGACGAGCTGGGACAGTTGTTTATCGCATTCGCGGAGATGGTGGAGGAACTGCGGGAAAGCGAGCGAATGAAAAACGAAATGGTGCAATCCCAGCGACTGGCTGCGGTGGGGTCGCTGGCAGCCGGCATCGCCCACGAGGTCAACAACCCCCTGTGTGGAATGCTGACCGCCGTGGATACGCTCAAGCATCGCCCGGACATCGATCCGCGCGTGATGAAGACAATCGGGATGCTGGAGCGGGGACTGATACAGATCAGCGACACGGTGCGAGCCCTGCTGGTTGAGGCCCGCGCCCAGAGTCGCCCGCTGGCGCCGAACGACATCGAGGACGTGCGCACGCTGCTTCAGCCTCAGACGCAGAAAAAAAATCTGCGCCTGGAATGGCGCAATGAGCTGACAGGCGAAGTTGCCCTGCCCGCCACCGATGTGCGCCAGATACTGATCAACCTGCTGCTGAATGCAATCCAAGCCGCACCTGAGGGCGGTTATGTCGAAAGTGCCATCTCGCCCCTTGCTGGGGAACTTGTCATTTCGATCGCCAACGATGGCAAGCCGCTGACGGATGAACAGATGACCCACCTGTTCGAGCCTTTCGCCACCACCAAGGAAAGCGGACATGGGCTTGGCCTGTGGGTCACCTACCAGATCGTACAGCAGCTGGGTGGCAGCATCGCCGCCGAAAACGCGCCCGGCACCATCCGTTTCACCGTGCGTCTACCCCTGGAGCGCCTATCATGAGTACACCCCCCGCCCGCATCTGCCTGATCGAGGACGACGAAATCATGGGTGAATCTCTGATGGAGCGCTTCGAAATGGAAGGCTACGCCTGCGACTGGTTCCGCACCGGGCAGGAAGCACGACTGACGCTGGCCAACAAGCACTACCAGGTAGCGATCAGCGATATCCGTTTGCCCGATATCAGCGGCCAGGTGTTATTCGAGGAACTGCTGGCCGACGGCATGGCGCTACCGCCGTTCATTTTCATCACCGGTTTCGGCGCGATCGACGACGCGGTGCGCCTGCTCAAGCTGGGGGCGGAGGACTATCTGACCAAACCATTTCAGGTCAACACCCTGCTCGATAAGGTCCGCAACCTTTGCCAGCGCGACCAGACCCTGCCGGGCGAAGCGTTCGTACTTGGCATTTCCAGCGCCATGCGCGAAATCGAGGCGATGCTGGCACGGGTTGCAGCCAGCTCAGGAACAGTGCTGATTACCGGCGAATCCGGCGTGGGCAAGGAAAAGGTCGCCCGCGCCCTGCACGACTTGCGTGACCCGCAAGGCAAGCGTCCCTTCATCGCCGTCAACTGTGGCGCGCTGACCGAATCCCTGCTTGAGGCGGAGTTGTTCGGCCACGAAAAAGGCGCCTTCACCGGCGCCAACCGGGAGAAAAAAGGCTATTTCGAACAGGCCCACAGCGGCACCCTGTTCCTCGACGAAATCGGCGACATGCCGCTCGCGATGCAGGTCAAGCTGTTGCGCGCCATCCAGGAGCGCGCCATCGTGAGGGTGGGAGGTGAAAAGCCGATACCGGTGGAGATCAGATTGATCTGCGCCACCCACCAGGATCTGATAAAAATGGTGAAACTGGGGGAGTTCCGCGAAGATCTTTATTATCGAATCCACGTCATTCACATCCCCGTCCCGCCGCTGCGTGAGCGCCTGGAGGATATCCTGTGGCTGGCTGATCGCTTCCTCGATGAGTTCGCCGCCGAATCCGGGGTGCAGCACAGCTTCCACCCTGCCGCAACGCAGGCCCTGGTGACTTTTTCCTGGCCCGGCAACGTACGCGAACTGCGTAACTGCATCGAACGCGCCTGCATTCTATCCGCCAACCCCGTACTCACGACCAAGGATCTTTTCGACCAGACGCTGTCTTCCAACGAACAAGAAGAAGCGACGGTAGGCAGCCTCACCCATCACCTCCGCACCACCGAACGACACTACATCGAACAGGCGCTAACCGCCCATCAATGGCGCATCAAGGAAACTGCCACCGCCATCGGCATCACCCGCAAGAACCTGTGGGAGAAGATGCGCAAACTCGATATTTCAGCGCCAGAAGAAAACATGTAAATATTCCGGGCCTTCCTGCTTGCTTTATGCAGCTCTCATGCCCAAGCGGCATCGCCACATTGGGGTCGCTGTAGCGGTGCGCCATATTTCTGGCCTATTCACACAAACTTCTCGCTGAAACCGGCTGCTTAAAATATCACCGACTTTCCGAGGACCTCTCCCACCGCGTATTTTCTCCACTCGATTAACTATTGATAAAAGGCGTTATCAATAGTAACTCCAGAATGACATCCCCGTAGCACTCCAGTAATGATTCAATCGATTGACAATGCCCATATTGGGGCTTACTATGCCCTTTATGGGTATGTACGCAGATGCGCTTTTCACAAAAACACAACAGCGGGTGCTGGCGGTGCTGTTTGGCCAGTCGCAGCGCTCATTTTACGCCAATGAAATTATTACACTGGCCGCCTCAGGCTCTGGCGCAGTACAACGAGAACTGGCACGCCTGGAAGCGGCCGCCCTGGTGACGGTGCGACGGGTGGGCAACCAGAAGCATTACCAGGCTAACCCTGACGCGCCCATCTTTGAAGAGCTGCGCGGGATTGTGCTTAAAACCTTCGGCGTGGCCGATGTGTTGCGTGCAGCACTGCAGCCGCTATGGCCGCAGGTAGAGCTGGCCTTCGTTTATGGTTCGCTGGCCAAAGGCGTCGAGCACGCGGGTAGTGACGTGGATTTGATGGTCGTTGGGTCAGCGATGTCGAATGCGCAATTGCTTGAAGCGTTATTGCCCGCCCATGCGCAACTGAGTCGCGCGGTCAACCCAACGTTCTATACGCCTGACGAATT
The Sulfuricella denitrificans skB26 genome window above contains:
- a CDS encoding sensor histidine kinase, with translation MIKSLFNLSFRAKIPLWGSLLILVTAGLVGLTLMFRAYDDLRQDVLISADSLGRTLSNTLFPAMLHDDVWRAFEIINAPFHGATPENPVQASALILLDNQERVYVSTLPETYPTLADFHRFGPHYAELAEKLKDVKEETTQSFEIEGSDQIFVAAPISDGGKRLGTLLILYSKTVSVPRFRATALRAGSITLLVLVVLLPINWYWGRRMAVPLVQLSSRMGEIGTRIPDALDSDAYAYQDELGQLFIAFAEMVEELRESERMKNEMVQSQRLAAVGSLAAGIAHEVNNPLCGMLTAVDTLKHRPDIDPRVMKTIGMLERGLIQISDTVRALLVEARAQSRPLAPNDIEDVRTLLQPQTQKKNLRLEWRNELTGEVALPATDVRQILINLLLNAIQAAPEGGYVESAISPLAGELVISIANDGKPLTDEQMTHLFEPFATTKESGHGLGLWVTYQIVQQLGGSIAAENAPGTIRFTVRLPLERLS
- a CDS encoding substrate-binding domain-containing protein gives rise to the protein MLRYLLRILAFFAVLGIAAPVLAESPAWRVGMTPAFLHDQHVVLDDWRAYLEKKLGHKIEFVQRDSYRETMDLLRLGKLEFAWICDYPYVHLKDQVRLLAVPVNQGKPTYRSYLIVSARDLHTQSLAQLRGKVFAYADPYSNTGFLVPRYQLHQMDEDPEKFFSRTFFTWSHRKAIEAVASGVAQGAAVDSFVWDTLAKVSPELTARTRIISRSPEYGFPPFIAHRSVSNGDFRTMQKGLVNMGLDADGVALLRRLNLDGFTPGDPTIYRGVTEMMKVLGE
- a CDS encoding sigma-54-dependent transcriptional regulator → MSTPPARICLIEDDEIMGESLMERFEMEGYACDWFRTGQEARLTLANKHYQVAISDIRLPDISGQVLFEELLADGMALPPFIFITGFGAIDDAVRLLKLGAEDYLTKPFQVNTLLDKVRNLCQRDQTLPGEAFVLGISSAMREIEAMLARVAASSGTVLITGESGVGKEKVARALHDLRDPQGKRPFIAVNCGALTESLLEAELFGHEKGAFTGANREKKGYFEQAHSGTLFLDEIGDMPLAMQVKLLRAIQERAIVRVGGEKPIPVEIRLICATHQDLIKMVKLGEFREDLYYRIHVIHIPVPPLRERLEDILWLADRFLDEFAAESGVQHSFHPAATQALVTFSWPGNVRELRNCIERACILSANPVLTTKDLFDQTLSSNEQEEATVGSLTHHLRTTERHYIEQALTAHQWRIKETATAIGITRKNLWEKMRKLDISAPEENM
- a CDS encoding nucleotidyltransferase domain-containing protein, encoding MGMYADALFTKTQQRVLAVLFGQSQRSFYANEIITLAASGSGAVQRELARLEAAALVTVRRVGNQKHYQANPDAPIFEELRGIVLKTFGVADVLRAALQPLWPQVELAFVYGSLAKGVEHAGSDVDLMVVGSAMSNAQLLEALLPAHAQLSRAVNPTFYTPDEFAQRVHDGKSFIMRVLEQPKIFVKGSEHDITRLSSTG